A window of Fibrobacter sp. UWH6 contains these coding sequences:
- a CDS encoding class I SAM-dependent methyltransferase — protein MLYSDLLISPAVQEFILSAIKKKMDALQISTALNKAGYSNEERAAIMDYMMLVPKFREKFFGEAGKKSGNDAFLLCDRLALEQSTAQDIGRYKANLWQAGAENIGESPRVHDLCCGMGGDSFFIPQNFKVTGVDLDPDRLQMYAYNTENFRGESSSTISGDVREIARKNGDSPAQEKADFFTIDPARRAVEGENQRDLRNLTPTFEEVLEISRHYKGGMAKLPPGYPTNEIPQDAELVYLGSHADCRELLVLFGALAKNPGKVRAIMVDKNGEVVKAADGTDAIWQGTLTEIQAASNKDAEHDLPGCERSFRNATSESDLPVGEVSEYLAEPTALLIRSHLFGSVAQAANSDAHLISEGIAYVASESPLPSPAFANFKILDNCEIATSAVRDMLKRHNIGKLTLKLRGVKVDPTEEIKRLKPKGKKEAILFYTRHKGEKIAILAERV, from the coding sequence ATGCTTTATTCCGACCTGCTCATATCCCCTGCCGTACAAGAATTCATCCTCAGCGCCATCAAGAAGAAGATGGATGCCCTGCAAATTTCTACAGCACTGAACAAGGCCGGATACAGCAATGAAGAACGGGCCGCCATCATGGACTACATGATGTTGGTCCCCAAATTTCGTGAAAAGTTTTTTGGCGAAGCCGGCAAGAAATCAGGCAACGACGCCTTTTTGCTATGCGACCGCCTAGCTTTGGAACAGAGTACCGCCCAGGATATCGGCCGTTACAAGGCAAACCTGTGGCAAGCGGGAGCCGAAAACATTGGCGAAAGCCCGCGGGTACACGACCTCTGCTGCGGCATGGGCGGCGACAGTTTCTTTATCCCCCAGAATTTCAAAGTGACTGGCGTAGACCTGGACCCCGACCGTCTGCAGATGTACGCCTACAACACAGAAAATTTCCGCGGCGAATCCAGTTCGACGATCTCCGGGGACGTTCGAGAAATCGCCCGCAAAAATGGCGACTCCCCCGCACAAGAAAAAGCAGACTTCTTTACCATCGACCCTGCCCGTCGTGCCGTAGAAGGCGAAAACCAGCGTGACCTCCGCAATCTCACCCCCACCTTCGAAGAGGTTCTTGAAATTTCAAGGCACTACAAGGGCGGCATGGCAAAACTTCCTCCCGGCTACCCCACCAACGAAATTCCCCAGGATGCAGAACTGGTTTACCTAGGAAGCCACGCCGACTGCCGCGAATTGCTGGTGCTGTTTGGCGCATTGGCAAAGAACCCCGGAAAAGTTCGGGCCATCATGGTGGATAAAAATGGCGAGGTTGTAAAAGCCGCAGATGGTACGGATGCAATCTGGCAGGGAACGCTAACCGAGATACAGGCAGCCTCCAACAAGGACGCCGAACACGATCTGCCCGGCTGCGAAAGAAGTTTCCGCAACGCCACCAGCGAAAGCGACTTGCCCGTCGGCGAAGTTTCGGAATACCTGGCAGAACCGACGGCACTGCTGATCCGCAGCCACCTTTTTGGAAGCGTGGCCCAGGCCGCAAACTCAGACGCCCACCTGATTTCAGAAGGCATCGCCTACGTGGCAAGCGAAAGTCCGCTCCCCTCCCCCGCCTTTGCCAACTTCAAGATTCTTGACAACTGCGAAATCGCCACCAGCGCCGTCCGCGATATGCTCAAGCGACATAACATCGGCAAGCTGACCCTAAAGCTTCGCGGTGTAAAGGTAGACCCCACCGAAGAAATCAAGAGGCTAAAGCCCAAGGGCAAGAAAGAAGCCATACTTTTCTACACCCGTCACAAAGGCGAGAAAATCGCAATCCTGGCAGAACGAGTTTAA
- a CDS encoding CAP domain-containing protein, whose translation MFKLFPIFTVSAALMFVACGDDSSSVSVQDETSSCSNYQSAETSSSSPKEDGNISASSSSNNGSSATPASSESTTVPASSESLTSNSSSSQASTPASSETAEASDWRSYCLDVINKYRTSEGLTSLVLAPEAKQTCVEEQAAADLKANSAHGHFGDCGEFAQNSGPNISLSWMGTEEKIVDYYLEMMWNEKKLVESGQRDPNKSEDYSYIGHYLNMSSTKYSSVACGIAKSSDGKTGWFNVNFHK comes from the coding sequence ATGTTCAAGCTTTTCCCTATCTTTACAGTTTCTGCAGCATTGATGTTCGTTGCCTGCGGTGACGATTCCTCCAGCGTTTCCGTCCAAGACGAAACCTCATCCTGTTCTAATTATCAGTCTGCGGAAACATCCTCCAGTTCCCCAAAAGAAGACGGAAATATTAGCGCAAGCAGTTCATCCAACAACGGATCTTCCGCAACCCCGGCAAGCAGCGAGTCAACGACCGTTCCGGCAAGCAGCGAATCCTTGACAAGCAATTCCTCCAGCAGCCAGGCTTCCACGCCGGCAAGCAGTGAAACTGCAGAAGCATCGGATTGGCGCAGTTACTGCCTAGACGTAATTAACAAGTACCGCACCTCAGAAGGTCTGACGTCCCTAGTTCTTGCCCCCGAAGCAAAGCAGACTTGTGTCGAAGAACAGGCCGCAGCCGACCTTAAGGCAAACTCGGCCCATGGTCATTTCGGGGACTGCGGTGAATTTGCCCAGAACTCCGGCCCCAACATCTCACTTTCCTGGATGGGAACCGAAGAGAAAATCGTGGACTACTACCTAGAAATGATGTGGAACGAAAAGAAGTTGGTGGAAAGCGGCCAGCGCGACCCCAACAAATCGGAAGACTACTCCTACATCGGTCATTATCTCAACATGAGCAGTACCAAGTACAGTTCCGTCGCCTGCGGCATCGCAAAATCCTCAGACGGAAAGACCGGCTGGTTTAACGTTAATTTCCACAAGTAG